A single window of Helicobacter pylori DNA harbors:
- the hofF gene encoding outer membrane beta-barrel protein HofF — protein MNYKVASAKNIATLLFLFSSQSEALDLGKIAKIKAGAESFSKVGFNNKPINTNKGLYPTETFMTIMAYMQVDFTELLPKSATANGHHLDGSLGGWGGAVIYDSTKDFINEVTGKTYGAMTWNYVGYWGGLVGQKPWASCGLATGNLTQGQYDKMTQAEMTQLSNQEALEASTCAKGYAAHTRNYVIYNAYLRYNYKDIFEIRGGRYESPADYMSGYNQGLDMTLNLGNFKFWWFSSFGRGFAYNEWLYNFYSPKTYTLKNGQTINPGVHAFYIIWNYKGFSIQPFVYFSPFNEYDPNFTITYDSNPTFTGLGFRSQTDVTVLNPFYAKRFWGTYQFGMPAGKNAHSLMIKQKFEWNEYNFGFGIYKSFGNANWMIGYHGNRLGFDFWTNTVYANTLNSLSYMMDANAFTVFAFGGGVHRKFLWGLLGRLTYGPRANEQVLSLNLGYKFTKNFSADIKFEYYNVLMHQGYKMGWNGPKLDSQPATDQDRSHIFTEIVWKL, from the coding sequence ATGAACTACAAAGTTGCATCTGCTAAAAATATCGCAACGCTTCTTTTTTTATTCTCTTCTCAAAGTGAAGCTCTTGATTTGGGTAAAATCGCTAAAATCAAAGCGGGTGCTGAAAGTTTCTCTAAAGTCGGTTTCAATAACAAACCTATCAACACTAATAAAGGGCTTTACCCTACCGAAACCTTTATGACGATCATGGCTTACATGCAAGTGGATTTTACGGAGCTCTTGCCCAAAAGCGCTACGGCTAACGGGCATCATTTAGACGGGAGTCTTGGGGGTTGGGGGGGTGCTGTAATTTATGATAGCACTAAGGATTTTATTAACGAAGTTACAGGGAAAACCTATGGGGCTATGACTTGGAACTATGTGGGCTATTGGGGCGGTCTTGTGGGGCAAAAACCATGGGCTAGTTGTGGGTTAGCCACAGGGAATTTGACTCAAGGCCAATACGATAAGATGACTCAAGCTGAAATGACGCAGTTGTCTAATCAAGAAGCTTTAGAGGCTTCCACTTGCGCAAAAGGTTATGCCGCTCACACCAGAAACTATGTGATTTATAACGCTTACTTGCGCTACAACTACAAAGATATTTTTGAAATTAGGGGTGGGAGATACGAATCCCCAGCGGATTACATGAGTGGTTACAACCAAGGCTTGGATATGACCTTAAACTTAGGGAATTTCAAATTCTGGTGGTTTAGCTCTTTTGGCCGTGGCTTTGCCTATAACGAGTGGCTTTACAATTTCTATTCGCCTAAAACCTACACTCTTAAAAACGGGCAAACCATAAACCCTGGGGTGCATGCCTTTTATATCATTTGGAATTACAAGGGTTTTAGCATTCAGCCTTTTGTCTATTTTTCACCCTTTAACGAATACGACCCCAACTTTACGATCACTTATGATAGTAACCCCACTTTTACCGGATTAGGGTTTCGCTCTCAAACCGATGTTACCGTGCTTAATCCCTTTTATGCTAAAAGATTTTGGGGCACCTATCAATTTGGCATGCCAGCCGGTAAGAACGCGCACAGCTTGATGATCAAACAAAAGTTTGAATGGAATGAATACAATTTTGGTTTTGGGATTTATAAATCCTTTGGGAACGCTAACTGGATGATAGGCTACCATGGTAACCGCTTGGGCTTTGACTTTTGGACGAACACCGTTTATGCAAACACCCTTAACTCTTTGTCTTACATGATGGACGCGAACGCTTTTACCGTGTTTGCCTTTGGCGGTGGGGTGCATAGGAAATTCCTTTGGGGTTTATTGGGGCGTTTGACTTATGGGCCTAGGGCGAACGAACAAGTCCTATCGCTCAACTTGGGCTATAAATTCACTAAAAATTTCTCAGCCGACATTAAATTTGAATATTATAATGTGTTGATGCATCAAGGCTATAAAATGGGGTGGAACGGGCCAAAATTGGACAGCCAGCCTGCAACCGATCAAGACAGGAGCCATATTTTCACCGAGATAGTGTGGAAGCTTTAA